The following DNA comes from Seriola aureovittata isolate HTS-2021-v1 ecotype China chromosome 15, ASM2101889v1, whole genome shotgun sequence.
ACCTCGGTACTTTTAACCATCAAAATGCATCAATAGAACCAAGTACTGGAATAATAAAACcatgttttctcagttttcttATTCGCTTCAAGAGCGTTCGGCCGTCCAACATCACAGTATTTGTTGACCTCTGAGGATGTCAGCCCTCCTGGTGATTACGGGGCTCAACGCAGCCAAACACAAACCAATACTAATTCATgggaaaacactgttttataaaaacaagcaggagcagcagcagcagcatcactggGCTTATTAAGCAGCAAATGACTCAGTCTGGTTTAATGAGTCCGTGCCCCAGGGTCCGTTCAGTTCACACGCCCGATTGACCGAAACCGTCCGAGGGGGAGATGAGTGCTGACACCAGGAGGGACCGGTTCACTGGTGCTGGTGTTGGTTACCAGCTCAGTCTgtggttgtcatggcaacagtcACACAAAGAGTTGTTGCTGTTGCACACATGAACCCGTCTTTATTAACCGGGTTTATTAATAGTTAATGTTTTCGTCCAACAGGCAACCGGTGACGAAAAACACATTCCGACAGTACAGAGTTTTAGGGAAAGGAGGCTTCGGAGAGGTGagtacatttcattttattactttattaacAGTTTTAACAGTTTCTTAAATGATCACATGTTATGTCTAAATCCAGATCTGCTTCATTTCTTGTTGAACATTTAGTCAAAACTGTAGGACAGAGGTCAGCAGCTTCAACCACAGGCCAGTTGTTTTTTAGCATCTTGATTGATTTAAGATTCGTAACACTTAATTTAATGTGTGCAGAGGGTTAAGGTTAACACTAACTAATACTAATAGATCTTATTGACAGTTTAACCGCAGACGATAAACAGCAGCTGTCTTTGTTTATGGTTGAATAACTTTGGTCAAAGAGGctaaatcacatttttcatgttattcCTCTGGTTTGTTATTAGATTTCGTTTCTCTGCCCCTGAACTTTTCAGatcacacatgcagacagtttTATTTACGATGTCATATTTAATGAGATCCTTACCTGTAGCAAACGTTTTGAAGTGAACAGATGATGTATGATGTGGGGATGAAACCCGTCCAGCATGAGACAGATGAatctttataatcaaacagaagaagaagagtcttGAAACACTTCATTTCGACTTCCTGTTGTCAGTTTTTTACGCTAcacttttgaaagaaaataaatgaacctTTCATCCTCAGTTAATGCCGCAGGCGCCCGTCGCACCAGTCAGTAACCAGCTGCATCGTTCCTCCATTTTGTTCAAATTAGATTCATTAAGTCCTTCTAAGTCCTTCGAATCATGACCTTTGAATAGAAGGAGCGTATAAGTACAGCTGGATGTAAAGCGCATCACGCCGGGCAGagaaatgacacatttacattttattttattttttaaaattgcttctgttttattctggttcgaagaaacacaaaaaaaaaacaacagcgtTATGCAAAGAGCTCTAACTGAATCTCGTCCTTGGCTCCATCATCCGCGGCGTCTAAATCCCATTACACGCCACTGAATGGTGTCTCTGTGTTACATGTCCGTCTGATGGGAAGAGTCCTGATTCTGTCCTGATCTCATGGTGATAACTGACCTAATGCACGAGCAATCGGGTCACGAGATAATGGACGACATGAGGTTCCTGTCTCTTTGATCGTATGGATCACGTTGGCTGACTCCTGCTTGTGTGTACACTTGTACGTTGAAGCGTTAACGCTGTGGCGTCGTTCTGACGTGAGGTGACTGTATTTCAGTCAGGTGGAGACGTGTTGACGGAGGCCGatcgctgtgtgtgtttcaggattTACAAGAGCTACATACATGCAAAGTTAAGGTGACGAAAGATAGGCTCATGTGTAACTAAAAAACTGATTGTTAGAAACTTAATTTAAGCAATTTTATTAAATTACGTAATAACTGATCACTGTAAAGCAAACGAATACTGGACGATGTAATTAGatgtaaaataaagattataaaGTCAGGATCAGTCCAGGATCAGTCTCAGGATCAGTCTCAGGATCAGTCCAGGATCAGTTTTAGGATCAGTCCAGGATCAGTCAAAGGATTAGTCCAGGATCAGTCCAGGATCAGTCTCAGGATCAGTCTCAGGATCAGTCCAGGATCAGTCTCAGGATCAGTCCAGGATCAGTTTTAGGATCAGTCCAGGATCAGTCTCAGGATCAGTCTCAGGATCAGTCTCAGGATCAGTCCAGGATCAGTCTCAGGATCAGTCTCAGGATCAGTCTCAGGATCAGTCCAGGATCAGTTTTAGGATCAGTCCAGGATCAGTCCAGGATCAGTCTCAGGATCAGTCTCAGGATCAGTCTCAGGATCAGTCCAGGATTAGTCCAGGATCAGTCCAGGATCAGTTTTAGGATCAGTCCAGGATCAGTCTCAGGATCAGTCCAGGATCAGTTTTAGGATCAGTCCAGGATCAGTCTCAGGATCAGTCTCAGGATCAGTCCAGGATCAGTCTCAGGATCAGTCCAGGATCAGTCTCAGGATCAGTCCAGGATCAGTCTCAGGATCAGTCCAGGATCAGTCTCAGGATCAGTCTCAGGATCAGTCCAGGATCAGTCCAGGATCAGTCTCAGGATCAGTCTCAGGATCAGTCCAGGATCAGTCTCAGGATCAGTCCAGGATCAGTCCAGGATCAGTCCAGGATCAGTCCAGGATCAGTTTTAGGATCAGTTTTAGGATCAGTCCCAGAATATTCCTTTAAACCAGTGATGGAGCGTCAGGTGAGTTCAGCTCGACTGTAGTTTAAAGTCACCGTCTGAGTCGGACTCACGTGTTTCTCTCacattcttcttcatcatcatcatcaccctccctcccttcacaTCTTGCGAGCTTCAGTTCACAGAGCGGAACGGCTCATTTTCAACAGTCTGATTATACAACAGTATAAAATAAAGAGgggattttttaaattttgcagtCTGTCGCCTTATCATTAAGTCATTTACAATCatggttttgtttgtcttcctgATGCTGTGAAGTCACATGTGTAACCGCGATGAAACGCTCTCTGTTTCGTTAAGAGAGCGTATTGTATCTTTTATTACTGCCGTTTTTCACATgtataaaaggacataaaattCCCTTTTCATTAactaatttctctctctctcctcctgcgtcctggttttctcttcctcctcctcctcttcctcctcctcctcttcttctaccctgcaggtgtgtgcgtgtcaggTACGGGCCACAGGGAAGATGTACGCCTGTAAGAagctggagaagaagaggataaagaagaggaaaggagagtcCATGGCGCTCAATGAGAAACAGATCCTGGAGAAAGTCAACAGTAGATTTGTAGTAAGTCAACTGACGATTTTTAACAattagaaatgttttgttttgcttttacttcCAGCAGTTTAGAATCACAATCGGCTGCCGACCAGGAAACACTCGAGAGGACGGGAGCGATGAGGAGTCAGAGGTTCATTATTAATGAACCTATTTCCTAAATTTACAAGTtatatatattcaatttacaatgagCCTCtaactttttttctgattgatgattttatgagtaaatcacagctcagtcttcgTCTTTAACTTGTGTGTTTTAGATGatttttgtcagacgacgtcgtGGCTGTAAAATCAGGATtatagcagcagcttggaagtgacttGGAAGTTAAGATGTCGTCTTAATGGGCCACGTTTCGGTCTCTTTATTTGACTTGTCCCGTTGTCGTGACAACAGAAAcggaaaaacatgtaaatgagaagaGCTTTcttgtgaattcagctgtgtaatactgtatatgtgagcagagagaaggagggaagcaaacagataaagagcagaATGCAAATACGTGGCCCCACTTATATACTAGTATTTGCATCTTTACTACAGATACAGAGAACACTGGGCTTTTTCTGCCTCACCTTTCATCTTTGAGACTCACCTGCCTCAGGTGTGAGCAGttacatcttcttttttttttattatatctcGTCTGAAAGAATTTATTCAAACTCCAGCTGATGAGAAAGTTCACGTCAGAGAGGAAGATTATAGATCCGACTTCATTCAGTTTATTTCCTCCTCAACAAACAAACcgtgaaaagacagaaaaccaaCGATGTCCATCACTCTAACACTTCCCCCACTCTGTCTGTGACTCTCAGCTCATTGGTTCCTCCTGAAAATGTGAATCTCTAAAACAACAGCTCACAAAtaaatagtttcattttttttaaaagcactcAGAggattatgttttaaaaaaaaaaaaaaacacagttcctttttctttcctccaaaCGTAAACATTAAAATCAAGAAGCACTTCGGGTTTGTTCTCTGTGTGCGTCAGTCGGACGTGATGTCTGCAACATTGACAACTGCAGTAATTAAAAGACAACACTGTGGTTTGTTCTGTCTCTGGTTTGGTTTGATTCTGTGCCAGATGACCTGCGCTCAGCTTGTTTGGTTTGGACGGCAGTGAGTCGGTTTGTCCGGGGCTCCCAGGCCTGAGGAGTCCCGGAGGCTTCAGCGCTGCTTCGATTGTGAAAATACACAACTGGACGACTTTATTAACAGAAAGTCATTTTAAAGAGGTTTTGGCAGCaggcagagattttttttttttttagttgcgGGGACGTGCCGTCTTCAACTTCCTGAAATCATctcaaattaaaggaaaaatccgGCCTCTCACCTTctgttttttataattattaaaatgataaaaatgtccGCCGCTTCCTCCCGAGCGTGAGGCGACATCTTCACACGTCAGATGTTGTTTCCAGAGGTACCTGAAgcacagactcctcctctgtccgCAGGTGAGTTTAGCGTACGCCTACGAGACGAAGGACGCCCTGTGCCTGGTGCTCACCCTCATGAACGGAGGAGACCTGAAGTTTCACATCTACCACATGGGCGAGGCGGGTTTCGACGAGAGGAGGGCCGTCTTCTACTCGGCGGAGATCTGCTGTGGGCTGGAGGACCTGCACCGGGAACGCATCGTCTACAGGTCAGCGTGTAAACCTCAAAGACGGACATGTTGTTCTTCCTGTCCTCTTCGCTGTGttttctcactctccctctcctcctccgtcacTCAGAGACCTCAAACCAGAGAACATCCTGCTGGACGACCACGGTGAGTCGCATTAATGCTCTGGACAGGTGCAGCGTTCCTGCTGCTTCTGACATCAAAAATAGACTCTAGTTTAAAGTAATTTTGcacttaaaattcaaatttcaaaaatattattgaaatgatACAATTATCAAACataatattacattattttgtagTAAATTTAATGAATTGATGAATACATAATTCAATGCAGCTCTGCGTTAATAATTAGTCAGTGAAAAGTCTGTGATTATTTCTGTGGCTCAGCTGACTCACTGTACCTTCAGAGGATATGTCATCCGGCGTCTGTCTGAAAAACACTGTGGGCACAAGATCAACATTTATTAAAGATTAGAAAACTTGTTATTCATCCTGTAAAACTGGACGTCACAGCTTCAGGCCGGAAATCTGGTGTTCATGGTTTCCTTCTGTCAGCAGAGGGCGCTGTGACTCTGACTGCAGCAGAACCGTCTGATCCGAGTCACACACAGCAACCACACCTCATTAATAAAACAAGCACAATCCCAAAAAGATTGTTGGTGATTAAACAATGTGAAGATCTCTTAAAGTGCAAATATTCAGACTGCGACTAATCATAGTAAAGATCCAGATTCAGTAacgtgtctgtgttttaaactCACATCTCCTGGTTCGATCGgatcagaagaaaaacacagaaaacttgATGAAAGTGGTTTTAACTTTAACGTCGAGGCTTCTGCAGGAGTTTAGACACGTCTGTGATCACATCACATTCACCATCCACCGCGTtgtaaaagtagaaaataaagacgattttatttgtgatttgtttgcTAATAACCCAAAATAACTACAAACACCTTTTATCAATATagactttttcaaaataaggtgACAAAGTGCTTTAAgagcagataaaacacaggaaaagaaaactcatgactttcaaaataaagtaatttttcttcattttaatgaGCAAATTATCAGAAGAATCAACAGCTAATGATTTGTTGTTCACCTCTACTCagacctgtttgtttttgaaatgcttTATATAGTTAAAGAACATCAGTGTTTACTACTGTCAAAACAGGTTTACGATATTTATTCAAGTGAAAATGAAGAacgtttatattttttcttcagaatcagaaaatatcttctcatttaaaactttaaaacgaCTTTTTTTACTGCAGCCTGAATCTCATGAAAGAATCTGAGATATTTCTtggatttcatttcatcttatgAGATTTCCTCTCatgatgtgtttgagtgtttagGCCACATCAGGATATCGGATCTGGGTCTGGCGGTTCATGTGCCTGACGGGCAGAGCATCAAGGGACGGGTGGGAACAGTAGGATACATGGGtaagtgacctctgacctttacaGGCCGACCAGTAAGAACTGAAAAAcagtagctgtgtcccaattcttTCGGAGGAGGCCATGCCATGTTCTTTTCATTACTGgagcgcaatgaatcttgggacaGAGGAAACGGGACAGTCTAGTCGCGCCGCCTTCGAAGGTTACGGCCACTGAATTGGGAAACAGTCAGTCGCACTCTGTCGCTGTGGTTTTAAACGTTTTTTTACAATCATCTTCTTCTGTTCAAACAAAAACCCTCGCCTCCGTCTCCTTCCCAGCTCCGGAGGTGGTGAAGAACGAACGCTACACCTTCAGCCCCGACTGGTGGGCGCTGGGCTGCCTGCTGTACGAGATGATCGAAGGCCAGTCGCCCTtccagcagaggaagaagaagatcaagagggaggaggtggagcggctggtgagggaggtggaggaggagtatTCCAGCAAGTTCTCCGAGGACGCCACGTCCCTCTGCAAAATGGTGGGTGCATGCACGAGCGGCGTCTCTCAGCTCCTCATCAGATCCTTCTCCATCTTGGAACTTCATTTCATAGACTAATATCTTTGACACACAGcagaacctcctcctcctcaagcTTTCACTCTACTCTGGTGTTTtaacaatgttgtttttcttcttcttcttcttctttgaacCTGCCAGCTGCTGGCCAAAGATCCCACGGAGAGGCTGGGCTGCCAGGGGGGCGGAGCCTCTGAGGTCAAAGGCCATCCCATCTTCCGCTCCATCAACTTCAAACGGCTGGAGGCCGGCATGCTGCAGGTGCCCTTCACCCCCGACGTAAGTCTGCAGAACGTAATCTCAGTAAATACGTGACCGagctcaggtgtaactgatgaCGTCACCGATTCTCCAGGTGTTTCACAGGTAGAACTAGAAGCTTTAATAAtagcacaggtgaaactgtaAGTAACACCTAAACGACTGTGTTCTGCAGCCGCAGGCCATCTACTGTAAAGACGTGCTGGACATCGAGCAGTTCTCCACGGTGAAGGGCGTCGAGCTGGAGCCAAAAGACGAGTCGTTCTACAGCAAAGTGTCCACGGGCAGCGTTTCTATTCCTTGGCAAAATGAGGTGAGAGAcgtggtcacacacacacacacacacacacacacacacacacacacactgtaagttCTATTTATTCTACTTGTTCCACCATGACCAAGTTAATAAACAACAATCATGCCATTTATGGgaacttttcttttccttgcaccataaaaaaaaaaaccttgatcTGATAACAGCCCACAAAGTATTTACAAGCCGGGAGAATGAGTCTTTGTTTGTATAATCACGTCAGTGCGCACAAATGACCAGAAAATTGAGTTTCCGATCACTAGAGTTACGTTAAatcactgcagaagaagagcgGCGACAGGACGTGATTAAAGGAGCTCCAGTGTGGTCACAGATTTAACGTGTCTGACGCGAAGAGTGAACCTTCGTCTTCTCTCCCGCAGATGATCGAGACAGAGTGTTTCACAGAGCTGAATGTTTTCTACCAGGACGGGACGGTTCCTCCAGACCTGGACTGGAGAGGACAGCCGTCCCCTCCCCCCAAACAGGGACTCCTGCAGCGGCTGTTTGGCCGACAGGTGGGTGCactctctcatcatcatcatcatcatcatcatcatcatcattctttTTACAATCCAGCATCATATCAAGAGTCTGAATTTTAGCAGATGTAATTTAAGAAtctatttaagaaaaaaagtccTTGTGACAATCATCAGTTAATAGGTAATAAGGAGTTTATAAATGTATCTAATGAGGCGACATAAGTGTTAATAACAGCatcataaacatgttttttattagATTATAAGCTCATATCATGCTGAAGACTGTTAATGCTTCTTATAATTGTTTaaaacagcatcacaaacacttttatttagtttaacaaAACGTATCTATTATATCATCGTTAAACCTACTAAGtttcttttgttacttttattaaaattaatacaaactttatgtgttttattacgatatctctgtaacgctttgagggaatttcttcaaatttggtaaaaatgttcaccaggactcaaggatgaactgattggattttagtggctaaaggtcaaaggtcaagctcacggtgacctcacaaaacatgattttggcgTTGTGAATTCAATATCtcgagaactcctcaagggaatcccttcaaatttggtgcaaacatcCAGATTttagtggctaaaggtcaaaggtcacgttGACCTCACAATACACTTTTTACCCATTACTCAAAACTTCTCAGACTTATCTGGTGACCCTTTTGAGGGGCCCGACccctaggttgggaaccacagGCCTAAACTAtctaactgtatataaagaagTTAAAAGCAGCTACGACAGTGAAATGCAGCTGGAGCATCGATGACTCAGTAACTAATAATGTTTTATAGAATATTTTACTGCAGAACCAGAAGATGTTACTGATAATACTTAAATATGATTCTTATAACTCACAGTTATAGTTGTAGTGAGTTGGTTTTTTTCAcgtagagaaagagagaaccGGATGATTTAAATCATGAAACACAGAAGCTGAAAGTCTGTGCTCTTCTGTCTCCGTGTGCAGGACTGCTGTGGAAACTGCAGTGACAGTGACGAGGAGCCCACcaggctgtgacacacacacacacacacacacacacacacacacacacacacacacacacacacacaggatctcatttgtttacaacttttgcacatttgtatttttgagacagtactctctctctctaaatgtCAGAATGTATATTTTCAGCATAGCCATAaagtttaatgttatttaaaaagGTGTGAATATCGGTTGTGGACGAACCAGGAGACGGGGACGAAGACAGAAGatgaactttttgtttttgttgttgttgtttttagtttctttattttgtgtACTGGGAAAGCTCTTTGCTTTCACACTCGTCCACTTCTACATTTCCATGTAAATCTTAATCTTAAAGAACTGGgagccgccgctgctgctgctgctgccgccgctgctccGCTGGAACTATCGCCTGCTGTAAGTGCCTTGCTCGAGGGCACCGTGACACAGTGGTTACCAAGGGAGGACTGAGCATTCCTCGATTTCTTTACATTGCCCCACTTTGTCCAGGGAATCGACTTAGTGACATTCAGCTACTGAACTATGACCACTTTACTTCCTCTGCCCTCCATTCTGCTGAGACCGACCTCACTGCTGCGTTTCTCTTCTATTTAACTCCAGGTTTTCCTTTGCTTGATGTCAGAGCCGTGACGTCTACATCTGCAGATATTTTTATAAcaatattgtttgtattttttttttttttccgtgaTGGAGACAATCGACTTGTTGTGTCAGTGGCTTCAGTTGCTCTTGTCAATTCAAGATGTGACTATAAAGATGTCGTGAAGTTAAATTAacccttcacttttttccctGAAGTTATATTTTGGAGCTGCCCCCATTTTCACAAAAGATGCTAACAGCAGAGGTTTaactcaaataaaacattttaaaaaggcagtATTTGAAATTATGTTAataacacttttattattattattttattattttattaacttctttttttaggaaaaaaagtaatttggCACATATTATCGAGAAGATACACAATGCTCTTTTTCCAAATCATGGCCCACttttctcagagcactttttattttaattataacgATCAAACattgaactgaaagcagaggaagatcaattttcttttttgttgaatGTGCAGAGATCACATGTCGATTCAACcagttcctatcattggcttaTTACAGATagaatatgagaaaaaaaaacaatgaaaggaggttttaaacactttaatgtttttaaagatcatgtCACTacacttttaatgttttcataaaaacatttattatgtaaaaaaacattttataattaaatctTTTCTGCAAACAGTacagttttggttttagttGTGTAAAGTTTACATGATGACTTGTACTGAAATAACTGCTCTATTTAACCCCAAGTAAATATCTGTTAATAGTTTCTTTATTGttggaaactgtttttttcccatatattaaattatatgaTTTGAATCTTTACTGATTTAAAAGCCAGTGTCCAAGCATCAAAATTATTTCAGGCTAagacactttaaataaaacacatcagttacaTTCAGTGGATCTAAGCAGCAACAAGGAGAAATCATCCTTCTccaacaaacacatgaacattaAATCCTGGTTAAATCAATAGTAACAACAGAGAGTCACATTACAATCGTCCTATTGGATGTTGCTAGTCAGCCAATGAATGAATCAGCTGATGCCAGTCAGCCAATCCATTTGTGGTTTCAATGCTCTGCCTGAAATCCTGTTGTGTTCTCATATGTGGTATGTTGTCCATCATAAGAATAACTGCACTCAACTGGCCCAGTTCAGAaatcagctgtctgtcttttgatgatgaaaatgatctGTTTTGGCTTTaagaacagatgaaaaaaaaaatgttgctaaaGGAGAAAACAATACCCTTTTCTTACCTTACTTTGCCAATGTTATTTTTATAGATAAAACATGGTATCATcagcaaacaaacatattttacagacaaaaagtGACTTTCTAACCCAAACCTTTATATAAACTGAGCTACAACCACCTGAAAATGTATCAGCACAAGAAGTTTCCCTAATAAAATGACCAAACttcaaatcaatcaatatcTGATAAGAAAATAAGTAAACAAGACTTCAAATTTTAACTTCCTCTTCACGATTTTAttcgctcctcttcctcatccagATGTTGATTGAACAATTCACAGACAGGCCAGGTTTACATCTGTCCTGTCGATTGATCACCTCTAATGTTTGGTGGCAACaatttaagacaaaaaagtcCAAAGTTTTTGTGCATCCAGATCTGATCTGAAGTCACTGAAACAACAAGAGTAACTGAAGCCTCTGGGTCAAATCCTGCGTCACACAAAGACTGAAGCTGGTCTGTTCATCACTTCAGTAAAAATGCCTCAGCTGGTACTGTTGCAGTCTATGGCTTCCTCTTCGAACATGGCCTCTGATATATCTGAagctattaaaatgaaatacctCTGAATGTACAAGTGGCTGTCATGTGATTTGTGTAGACTGATCTTAGGGAACAGAAAACCAGACACCAAAGTCTCATCGAAGCTGTAAAAATCTATTTGTTCCTGCttgttcattattatttttaacactCATTCATCTTGAACGTAACAACCATGAGCTCATGAAAGTGTGGAATTGTCCTTTAACTGTCCCACAGTGAATAAATGCTGATATCTGTGCGTCTGGTCGCCC
Coding sequences within:
- the grk6 gene encoding G protein-coupled receptor kinase 6 — translated: MELENIVANTVLLKAREGGGGNRKGKSKKWKQMLQFPHISLCEELRQTTEKDYSSLCERQPIGRLLFRQFCETRAELRRCVKFLDAVAEYEVTPDERRKESGQELVDKYFDPKSEDHVPEVEDVMMAQCTERLQQEACKELFKDCTKLIHDYLSVAPFADYLDSMYYNRFLQWKWLERQPVTKNTFRQYRVLGKGGFGEVCACQVRATGKMYACKKLEKKRIKKRKGESMALNEKQILEKVNSRFVVSLAYAYETKDALCLVLTLMNGGDLKFHIYHMGEAGFDERRAVFYSAEICCGLEDLHRERIVYRDLKPENILLDDHGHIRISDLGLAVHVPDGQSIKGRVGTVGYMAPEVVKNERYTFSPDWWALGCLLYEMIEGQSPFQQRKKKIKREEVERLVREVEEEYSSKFSEDATSLCKMLLAKDPTERLGCQGGGASEVKGHPIFRSINFKRLEAGMLQVPFTPDPQAIYCKDVLDIEQFSTVKGVELEPKDESFYSKVSTGSVSIPWQNEMIETECFTELNVFYQDGTVPPDLDWRGQPSPPPKQGLLQRLFGRQDCCGNCSDSDEEPTRL